In the Helicobacter typhlonius genome, one interval contains:
- a CDS encoding carbon-nitrogen hydrolase family protein → MISKKLYAMQIKTAQDFEQNLAQVEDLLAQCGKGAIVCAPEVALSGFAYQRMSEASEFSKLATERFLECSAKYQNTLVITMIEEKNKKFFNNLKVFHNGEVIHKQSKHKLFSLGDEQLHFVAGDKSEISIFEINGLKCAALVCFELRFVELWEQIKGADLIFVSAQWGKARKNHFEVLCTALAVINQAFVLASNSANDIMAKGSAIITPYGIVYKNDKKHLITHEADISETTRMRKYINTNIKIN, encoded by the coding sequence ATGATTTCTAAAAAACTCTATGCTATGCAGATAAAAACGGCGCAAGATTTTGAACAAAATCTTGCACAGGTGGAGGATTTACTCGCTCAATGTGGCAAAGGGGCGATCGTGTGTGCACCGGAGGTGGCACTAAGCGGTTTTGCGTATCAACGTATGAGCGAAGCGAGTGAGTTTTCAAAACTTGCGACAGAGCGATTTTTGGAATGTAGTGCAAAATATCAAAATACTCTTGTGATTACGATGATTGAGGAAAAAAACAAGAAGTTTTTTAATAATCTCAAGGTGTTTCACAATGGAGAAGTGATACATAAGCAAAGCAAGCATAAACTTTTTTCACTCGGTGATGAGCAGCTACACTTTGTCGCGGGAGATAAAAGTGAGATTAGCATTTTTGAGATAAATGGGCTTAAATGTGCAGCTTTGGTGTGTTTTGAATTGCGTTTCGTGGAGCTATGGGAACAGATAAAGGGTGCAGATTTGATTTTTGTAAGCGCGCAATGGGGCAAGGCACGCAAAAATCACTTTGAGGTCTTATGCACCGCTTTGGCAGTGATAAATCAAGCTTTTGTCTTAGCGAGTAATAGCGCAAATGATATAATGGCAAAGGGAAGTGCAATTATCACACCCTATGGGATCGTGTATAAAAATGACAAAAAACATTTAATTACTCACGAAGCAGATATAAGCGAAACTACGCGTATGAGAAAATACATCAACACAAACATAAAGATAAACTAA